DNA sequence from the Acidobacteriota bacterium genome:
GCACGGGCGCATGGTGAGCCCTGTTGAGTTCTGGGATCCGCACTGGCTCGAAGACCGCGTGCTGCGCAAGCTGCGCGACGCCGCGGCGGCACCGTGACCTGTGATATTTCTAAGGGTTGCCATGAGCCGCCTGTGCCTCGCGCTGCCGCTGCTCGCATCTGTGGGCATCGCCGCCTGCGGTGGGTCGAGCCCGTTTGAGTCCGCCGCGCCGAAGCCGCCTGAAGGCGCGCCGGCCGGCAAGCGCGTGGACGCCGCCAAAGCCGGATCCGTCGCGGGCCGCATCGTCTTCGAGGGCACGCCGCCGGCCGCGTCCGAGTTGAAGATGACCGACTCAAAGTGCCCGGCCGGCGAACATCGCCGCGACGAATCGATCGTCGTCCGCGATGGCGGCCTGGAGAACGCGTTCGTGTACGTCAAGGATGGCCTGTCGGGGTACTCGTTCGACATCCCGTCGGAACCCGTCCAGCTCGATCAGGATGGCTGTGTCTACACGCCGCGCGTGCTTGGCGTGCGTGTCGGCCAGCCGCTCAACGTGCTGAACAGCGATCCCGCGCCGCACAACGTGCACGCCGCGGCGAAAGTCAACCGGCCGGTCAATACCGCGCAGCCGATCCAGGGTATGGTCCACACGCACAGGTTCAGCGCGCGGGAAGTCATGGTGCCCTTCACGTGCGACATCCACCCGTGGATGATCGCGTACGTGGGCGTCGTCGATCACCCGTACTTCGCCGTCAGCGGCAAGGCGGGAACGTTTGCGCTCGAGGATCTTCCCGCGGGCACCTACACCATCGAGGCGTGGCACGAGAAGCTCGGCACGCGCTCGACGACCGTGACCCTGGGCGAATCGGAATCGAAAGAGCTCACGTTCACCTTCAAGGCTTCATAACACCCATGGCATTCCGCGTCTTCACGCGCGTGCTCTCCGCCGCCACGCTGTTCCTCATCCTCGCGGGTGCGATGGTGACGAGCACGGGGTCCGGGTTGAGCGTTCCTGACTGGCCCACCAGCTACGGGTACAACATGTTCACGTTCCCGCTGCACCTGATGGTCGGCGGGATCGTCTTCGAGCACGGGCACCGTCTCGTCGCGACCGCGGTGGGGTTCTTCACGATCGTCCTCGCGGCGTGGCTCTGGTGGCGCGATGGCCGAGGGTGGCTGCGGTGGTTCGGCGTCGCCGCTCTCGGAGTGGTGATCGTCCAGGGGGTGCTGGGAGGGCTGACGGTGCTCTACCTGCTGCCGGATGCGATCTCGATCGGCCACGCGGGGCTCGCGCAGATTTTCTTCTGCATGATGATCGCGATCTCCGTCTTCACGTCCAGGGGGTGGATGGACGACCGCCGGGTCGATGATGACCGGATGCTGCGGCGGCTGGGCGCGTGGACGGTGGCGGTCGTGTACGTGCAGATCCTGCTCGGCGCGGCCATGCGGCACACGGGCTCGGGGCTCGCCATTCCGGACTTCCCGCTCGCGTTTGGCGGGCTGCTGCCGCCGCAGTGGGATGGAAAGATCGCGGTCCACTTCGCGCATCGCATGGGCGCCGTCGCCGCCAGCGGGATGATCGCGTGGCTCGTCGTGCGCATCCGCACGCACCATGCGGGCAACCCCTGGCTCACGCGGCCGGCGACGATCCTCGTGCTGCTCGTGACGGCGCAGGTCACGCTTGGCGCGTACGTGATCTGGACCGCGCGCGACATGTACGTCAACTCGCTGCACGTGATGACCGGTGCGCTCGTCCTCGCGACCGCCCTCATCGTCGCGTTGCGGGCACACCGCGGTCTGTTCGGCAGCGCCGCCGCCGCAGGCGACGGGGCGCGGCGGGCAGAGGTCGCCGCGTGATGACGCCGGTCTCCGCCGGATCGCTCGTGCAGGGGACCCGTGGCGGCACGCGCATCGGCCCCGCCGTTCGGACGCGCACCTCCGATTTCCTGCAGCTGACCAAACCGCGGCTCAACGCGCTCGCGGTGGCGACGGCGCTCGGCGGCTACTACATGGCGGGCGGCGGCGGGCGGGAGTTCTCGCTGCTCTTCCACACGATCGTGGGCACCGCGCTCGTCGCCGGAGGGTCGGCCGCCTTCAACCAGTACTACGAGCGCGTGACCGATGGCCTGATGCGGCGCACGCAGGTGCGCCCGCTCCCTGACGGGCGCATGCAGGCGGGCGACGCCTTGTGGTTCGCGATCGTGCTCTCCGCGGCGGGATTGCTGCAGCTCGGGCTCGGGGCGAACCTGCTCGCGGCGGCGGTGGCGCTCGTGACGCTGGTCGCCTACGTCGCCGTCTACACGCCCCTGAAGCGCCGGTCTCCGTTCTCCACCGTCGTCGGCGCGATCCCCGGGGCGCTGCCGCCCATCATCGGCTGGACGGCCGTGCGCGGATCGCTCGAGCCGGTATCGTGGGTGCTGTTCGCCATCGGGTTCCTGTGGCAGCTGCCGCACTTCCTGGCGATCGCCTGGCTGTACCGCGCCGATTACGAACGCGCCGGCTTCCCGATGCTGCCCGTGATCGAGCCGGACGGCCGCAGCACCGGACGGCAGGCGGTGGCGTACGCGGCGGCGTTGCTGCCCGTCAGCCTGGCGCCGGCCGCGTTCGACCTCGCCGGCCCGGTGTATTTCGGGGCCGCGTTCGTCCTGAGCGCCGGGTTCCTCGGGCTGTCGGTTTGGTTCGCCGCGACGCGCTCGACGGCCGCCGCGCGGTGGCTGTTCTTCGGATCGATCGTCTACCTGCCGATTCTCTGGGCGTTCATGCTGGCCAACAAGGCGTGACGATCAACGCCCTCCCGACGCTCAATGCGATCCTGAACGCGATTGCGGCCACGCTGCTCATTTGCGGTTACCTGTCCATCCGGCGCGGCCACATCCAGGCGCACCGTCGCTGCATGCTGGCGGCGTTCGTCGTCTCGATACTGTTCCTGGTTTCCTACCTGACCTATCACGCGCAGGTGGGTTCGCGACGGTATCCGGGTACTGGTACCTTTCGCACAATCTATCTGACGATTCTGTTCACGCACACCGTGCTTGCCGCCGTGGTCCCGCCCCTCGCGATTGTGACGCTCTGGCGCGCGCTCCACGGGCGTTTCGACCGCCACGTGGCGATCGCCCGCTGGACGCTGCCTGTCTGGATCTACGTTTCCCTAACGGGCGTCATCGTGTATGCGATGCTGTATCACTGACCCCTGAACCCTGACTTCTGTCTCCCGACTCCCGCGTCGGGTATCATGTAGGTACTCCCCCGAGAGGCCGCATGCAGACGGCCGTCAGCCTGTTCGACCGCGCCCCGGTCCCCATTGCGCTCACGATCAATCCGCGCGGGGCCGCGGCGGTTGCGGCACTCCTCCTCGCCACGCTGCTCGCCGGACTGTTCGTCTACCGGCGCCGCACCTACATTCTCCAGTGGTCGTGTGCGTGGGGACTCATCGCTCTCTCGCTCGCGCTGCTCGCGCGTGAATGGCCTTCGCTCGCGGCCGGTCGCGCCATCGTCGGCCTGGCGCAACTGTTGAACCTCGCCGCCGCGCTGGTGTTCGTGCTGAGCGCCGACAGCTTCCGGCAGAGACCGCGGTTCAGCATCCGCGATCTCTGGTACGTCCTGCCGCTCGTCCTGTGGTTCACGCTCTCGCCGATCGCGCTCGGCATCACATCGGTTCTCTCGCCGGGTTACTTCCTGACCGGGGCGATGTATGCCACTGCGGCGCTCGCCTACATGCTGCTGACGCTGCGGACGCGGCTCGTCGGCGCGGCCGCGACTGGTGTCGCGTTCCTGCTGCTGGCCGCGCTGCACGGGTGGATGGCATGGGACGCGTCGCGGAACGTGGCGACGTGGGACGTGCGGGCGCTGGCGGCGCTGATCCCCGCCGCGCTCGTGGCGATCGTCGCGGCGCTCGGCATGCACGTCCTCGTCTTCGAGGACATCACGTGGGAGCTGCGCCAGACGAACCGCCGCCTCGAAGCGGCGCACCGCGACCTGGAGCAGCTCGTCATCACGGATCCGCTGACCGGCTGTTACAACCGCCGGTTCTTTCACGAAATCATCGGGCGGGAGATTCAGCGCCGTCACCGCTACGGCACGCCGTTGTCCGTGCTGTTCGCGGACGT
Encoded proteins:
- a CDS encoding heme A synthase, translating into MAFRVFTRVLSAATLFLILAGAMVTSTGSGLSVPDWPTSYGYNMFTFPLHLMVGGIVFEHGHRLVATAVGFFTIVLAAWLWWRDGRGWLRWFGVAALGVVIVQGVLGGLTVLYLLPDAISIGHAGLAQIFFCMMIAISVFTSRGWMDDRRVDDDRMLRRLGAWTVAVVYVQILLGAAMRHTGSGLAIPDFPLAFGGLLPPQWDGKIAVHFAHRMGAVAASGMIAWLVVRIRTHHAGNPWLTRPATILVLLVTAQVTLGAYVIWTARDMYVNSLHVMTGALVLATALIVALRAHRGLFGSAAAAGDGARRAEVAA
- the cyoE gene encoding protoheme IX farnesyltransferase, with product MTPVSAGSLVQGTRGGTRIGPAVRTRTSDFLQLTKPRLNALAVATALGGYYMAGGGGREFSLLFHTIVGTALVAGGSAAFNQYYERVTDGLMRRTQVRPLPDGRMQAGDALWFAIVLSAAGLLQLGLGANLLAAAVALVTLVAYVAVYTPLKRRSPFSTVVGAIPGALPPIIGWTAVRGSLEPVSWVLFAIGFLWQLPHFLAIAWLYRADYERAGFPMLPVIEPDGRSTGRQAVAYAAALLPVSLAPAAFDLAGPVYFGAAFVLSAGFLGLSVWFAATRSTAAARWLFFGSIVYLPILWAFMLANKA
- a CDS encoding DUF420 domain-containing protein; this encodes MTINALPTLNAILNAIAATLLICGYLSIRRGHIQAHRRCMLAAFVVSILFLVSYLTYHAQVGSRRYPGTGTFRTIYLTILFTHTVLAAVVPPLAIVTLWRALHGRFDRHVAIARWTLPVWIYVSLTGVIVYAMLYH
- a CDS encoding GGDEF domain-containing protein gives rise to the protein MQTAVSLFDRAPVPIALTINPRGAAAVAALLLATLLAGLFVYRRRTYILQWSCAWGLIALSLALLAREWPSLAAGRAIVGLAQLLNLAAALVFVLSADSFRQRPRFSIRDLWYVLPLVLWFTLSPIALGITSVLSPGYFLTGAMYATAALAYMLLTLRTRLVGAAATGVAFLLLAALHGWMAWDASRNVATWDVRALAALIPAALVAIVAALGMHVLVFEDITWELRQTNRRLEAAHRDLEQLVITDPLTGCYNRRFFHEIIGREIQRRHRYGTPLSVLFADVDRFKAVNDTLGHEAGDAALQLVAEFLRRNVREADYLFRWGGDEFLLLLTCGELEAARKGLDLQRAFAAAIEGERFPSGFGLSIGSAELRAGSSDVLAVVKEADDRMYQDKTRAHRRARA